One stretch of Qipengyuania gelatinilytica DNA includes these proteins:
- a CDS encoding GbsR/MarR family transcriptional regulator, producing MTEKSDRIELSPSIARFVLHWGDLGSQWGVNRSVAQIHALLFISDEPLNAEQVAATLGLARSNVSNSIRELLSWKLIERVPVLGERRDHFTAEADIWEMATRIAKGRKEREIDPAEAALKLCNEEAANDPKISPQARQKLADMLEFVSTMSRWHDEMLNVPKGALMTLIGLGSGIVKVIGWRPGKGRK from the coding sequence ATGACAGAAAAAAGTGACAGGATCGAATTGTCGCCTTCCATCGCACGCTTCGTGCTGCATTGGGGCGATCTCGGCAGCCAGTGGGGCGTGAACCGCTCTGTGGCGCAGATCCACGCGCTGCTGTTTATCTCCGACGAGCCGCTCAATGCCGAACAGGTCGCTGCCACGCTTGGCCTTGCACGGTCGAACGTGTCTAATTCGATCCGCGAACTGCTTTCGTGGAAGCTGATCGAGCGTGTGCCCGTGCTGGGCGAGCGGCGCGATCATTTCACGGCCGAAGCCGACATCTGGGAAATGGCGACGCGCATCGCCAAGGGGCGCAAGGAACGCGAGATCGATCCGGCAGAAGCCGCTCTCAAGCTCTGCAACGAAGAAGCGGCGAACGATCCCAAGATCAGCCCGCAGGCCCGCCAGAAGCTCGCCGACATGCTCGAATTCGTCTCCACGATGTCGCGCTGGCACGACGAGATGCTGAATGTGCCCAAGGGCGCTCTCATGACGCTGATCGGACTGGGATCGGGCATCGTGAAGGTGATCGGATGGAGGCCTGGCAAGGGCAGGAAATAG
- a CDS encoding DUF4166 domain-containing protein → MQAQLQEVGKVEPLRGAEAYDTRFRALVGEDAWRDLPLAVQKRFSKRLAEAKVAIYPGIIDEVRFSRAGWLLAQLCRVIGAPLPLHPDKGVPATVSVSEDGASGGQCWTRIYGRKRGFPQVIHSAKRFAGRSGLEEYLGRGIGMALKVVAIEAGLEFRSDHYFLDIGPVRLRLPHWIGPGRTVVRHRDLGEGSFEFSLQLVHPLLGEMVYQSGVFRDG, encoded by the coding sequence ATGCAGGCGCAGCTGCAGGAAGTCGGAAAGGTCGAGCCACTCAGGGGCGCCGAGGCTTACGATACGCGCTTCCGGGCCCTTGTTGGCGAAGATGCATGGCGCGACCTGCCTCTTGCGGTCCAGAAGCGCTTCTCCAAGCGTCTCGCCGAAGCCAAGGTCGCCATTTATCCCGGCATCATCGATGAAGTCCGCTTCAGCCGCGCTGGCTGGTTGCTGGCCCAGCTTTGCCGCGTGATCGGCGCGCCATTGCCTCTCCATCCCGACAAGGGCGTGCCCGCCACGGTCTCGGTCAGCGAAGACGGAGCAAGCGGCGGGCAGTGCTGGACGAGGATATACGGTCGCAAACGCGGCTTCCCGCAGGTGATCCACAGCGCGAAGCGTTTCGCCGGCAGGTCGGGCCTCGAGGAATACCTCGGCCGCGGGATCGGCATGGCGCTGAAAGTCGTCGCGATCGAAGCCGGTCTCGAATTCCGCAGCGATCACTACTTCCTCGATATTGGTCCCGTACGCCTGCGCCTGCCCCACTGGATCGGGCCGGGCCGGACGGTGGTGCGTCACCGCGACCTTGGCGAGGGCAGCTTCGAGTTCTCGTTGCAGCTGGTCCACCCGCTGCTTGGCGAGATGGTCTACCAGTCGGGAGTATTCCGCGATGGCTGA
- a CDS encoding saccharopine dehydrogenase NADP-binding domain-containing protein, with the protein MAEPLKVLLVGASGVFGSRLAELAACEEGIHLTLAARNLGKLEALAARLPSRVGLARIDRDTVKSVDLVGYDLVIDAAGPFQSSHSRLIDAAIGARVHYIDLADGRDFVAQFPRFDAQAREAGVSLVTGASSIPALSHAVIDELTADWRAIDNLRIGIYPGNRAPRGRSVVEAILSYVGKPVRVFREGEWQHVPGWGGLHREEIPRIGKRWASVCDTPEQDLLVKRYSPRQSAEFFAGLEFGLLHVGLWLCSLPVRWGWLKSLRPFAHPMLKLAELVRLVGSDRGAMTVRASGEGATGEEIERMWTLRADANRGPYVPVLAALAMIRRHRNGSGPEAGALVCSGLLGLSDFLPDMEALGMEHWTDGDTQDFDLEAKPLQSSAA; encoded by the coding sequence ATGGCTGAACCGCTCAAGGTCCTGCTGGTCGGCGCAAGCGGCGTCTTCGGTTCGCGCCTGGCCGAACTCGCGGCGTGCGAGGAGGGCATCCACCTTACGCTTGCGGCGCGAAACCTAGGGAAGCTCGAAGCGCTTGCCGCGCGGTTGCCTTCCAGGGTGGGACTCGCCCGGATAGACCGCGACACGGTGAAATCGGTCGACCTCGTGGGCTACGACCTGGTGATCGACGCGGCCGGTCCATTCCAGTCGTCGCACAGCAGGCTGATCGATGCTGCGATCGGCGCGCGTGTTCACTATATCGACCTTGCCGACGGGCGCGATTTCGTAGCGCAATTCCCGCGCTTCGATGCACAGGCGCGAGAGGCCGGTGTTTCGCTCGTGACCGGGGCGAGCTCGATCCCCGCGCTCAGCCATGCCGTGATCGACGAATTGACGGCCGACTGGCGCGCCATCGACAATCTTCGCATTGGCATCTATCCTGGCAACCGCGCACCGCGCGGTCGGTCTGTGGTCGAGGCCATCCTCTCCTATGTCGGCAAGCCCGTCCGCGTTTTCCGCGAAGGCGAATGGCAGCATGTGCCGGGCTGGGGCGGGCTTCATCGCGAAGAGATCCCGCGCATCGGCAAGCGCTGGGCCTCGGTCTGCGACACGCCCGAGCAGGATTTGCTTGTGAAGCGATACAGCCCGCGCCAGTCGGCCGAATTCTTTGCGGGTCTGGAATTTGGCTTGCTGCACGTCGGCCTATGGCTCTGCTCGCTTCCGGTACGCTGGGGCTGGCTCAAGAGCCTTCGCCCCTTTGCCCACCCGATGCTCAAACTGGCCGAGCTGGTTCGGCTCGTCGGCTCCGATCGCGGCGCCATGACGGTCCGGGCAAGCGGAGAAGGGGCCACGGGCGAGGAAATCGAGCGTATGTGGACGCTGCGCGCGGATGCCAATCGCGGGCCTTATGTTCCCGTGCTCGCCGCACTCGCCATGATCCGCCGGCATCGCAACGGCAGCGGGCCGGAGGCTGGAGCGCTCGTCTGCTCGGGTCTGCTCGGGCTTTCCGACTTCCTGCCCGACATGGAGGCGCTTGGCATGGAACACTGGACGGATGGCGACACGCAGGACTTTGACTTGGAGGCCAAGCCGCTGCAATCCTCCGCTGCATGA
- a CDS encoding serine hydrolase, with amino-acid sequence MIRSKLATHILSPLALLAGAGTPALAQDSERMHEVVSADTEAGTYMGSVLVAKGDEILLDRSYGSANLEWDIANTTDTKFRLGSVTKQFTAAATLLLQQRGELDIDEPVKTYWPTAPAAWDAITVRDLLNHTSGIPNVTSLDEFGTWKYLPTTREELIGRFSDLPLAFAPGEKWAYSNSNYLMLTAIVEEVSGKSYAEFVQTEIFDVLGMDDTGIDVSSQILDHRASGYSPSENGIVNADYVNMAIPQGAGALYSTTGDLLKWQRGLFGGKILNDAALAEYTKPADLAAFGDAKYASGILVEELDGKTTYWHGGGIEGFNSWLGYDPESDITVVVLANLNGGNARTLGLSLMTLARGGEVELASEREEIAVVASDLAEYEGTYRIAPTFALKFWADGDQFMTQATGQDAFPVFAQGKDEFFLKVVDAKLTFNRDDDGEIVSVTLHQNGNKSTGIKE; translated from the coding sequence ATGATCCGCTCGAAGCTCGCCACCCATATCCTCAGCCCCCTCGCCCTGCTGGCCGGAGCCGGCACCCCTGCCCTCGCTCAGGATAGCGAGAGAATGCACGAGGTCGTATCGGCGGATACCGAGGCAGGCACCTACATGGGATCGGTGCTGGTCGCGAAGGGTGACGAGATCCTCCTCGACCGTAGCTACGGTTCGGCCAACCTCGAATGGGACATTGCCAATACGACGGATACGAAATTCCGGCTCGGCTCGGTCACCAAGCAATTCACCGCCGCAGCAACCCTGTTGCTCCAGCAGCGCGGTGAGCTCGACATCGACGAGCCGGTGAAGACCTATTGGCCCACAGCCCCCGCAGCGTGGGACGCGATCACCGTGCGCGACCTTCTGAACCACACTTCGGGCATTCCCAACGTCACTTCGCTCGACGAATTCGGAACCTGGAAATACCTGCCCACCACCCGCGAGGAACTGATCGGTCGCTTCTCGGACCTGCCGCTCGCATTCGCCCCCGGCGAAAAGTGGGCATATTCGAACTCGAATTACCTCATGCTGACCGCGATCGTCGAGGAAGTGAGCGGCAAGTCCTATGCCGAATTCGTGCAGACCGAAATCTTCGACGTCCTCGGCATGGATGACACAGGCATCGACGTCTCGTCGCAAATCCTGGACCATCGGGCCTCGGGCTACTCCCCCTCGGAAAATGGCATCGTCAACGCCGACTATGTCAACATGGCGATCCCGCAGGGGGCTGGAGCGCTATACTCGACCACTGGCGACTTGCTGAAGTGGCAGCGCGGCCTGTTCGGCGGGAAGATCCTGAATGATGCGGCGCTCGCGGAATACACGAAACCGGCCGATCTGGCGGCCTTCGGCGATGCGAAATATGCATCCGGCATCCTCGTTGAGGAACTCGACGGCAAGACCACCTACTGGCACGGCGGCGGCATCGAGGGCTTTAACAGCTGGCTTGGTTACGATCCCGAAAGCGACATCACCGTCGTCGTCCTCGCCAACCTCAACGGCGGCAATGCGCGAACTCTCGGCTTGTCACTGATGACGCTGGCGCGCGGCGGCGAGGTAGAGCTGGCGAGTGAGCGCGAGGAAATTGCTGTGGTGGCGTCCGACCTCGCCGAATACGAAGGAACCTATCGTATCGCACCCACCTTCGCGTTGAAATTCTGGGCCGATGGCGACCAGTTCATGACGCAGGCCACCGGTCAGGATGCTTTTCCGGTATTCGCACAGGGCAAGGACGAGTTCTTCCTGAAGGTCGTCGACGCCAAGCTTACCTTCAACCGCGACGATGATGGCGAGATCGTATCGGTCACGCTTCACCAGAACGGCAACAAGTCGACCGGCATCAAGGAGTAG
- a CDS encoding PepSY domain-containing protein, giving the protein MARMRMMQKFAKWHIWLGWLVGVPVLMWTVTGLIMVIKPIEEVRGNHLRKEVTEQALPADTNIAVSLPSESTAPVRSVATQVERGETVTRITYMDGTSERFRANGKKMSPLSEIEARMIVEEGIHGGEKVVSATRFEADNVPFDFRRPLPVWQVALEDGTHVYVGTETGRIEAVRTEWWRTFDFVWGLHIMDLETREDTSHPILILFAGLGVIGSLLGCILMFRRRKARVQVPA; this is encoded by the coding sequence ATGGCGCGCATGCGCATGATGCAGAAATTCGCCAAGTGGCATATCTGGCTTGGCTGGCTGGTAGGTGTGCCCGTCCTGATGTGGACCGTCACTGGCCTCATCATGGTCATCAAGCCGATCGAGGAAGTTCGCGGCAACCACTTGCGCAAGGAAGTGACCGAACAGGCGCTGCCTGCCGATACCAATATCGCGGTGTCGCTCCCCTCCGAAAGCACTGCACCGGTGCGCTCGGTAGCGACGCAGGTCGAGCGCGGCGAAACCGTCACGCGCATCACCTATATGGACGGGACGAGCGAACGCTTTCGCGCCAACGGCAAAAAGATGTCGCCGCTCTCCGAAATCGAAGCGCGCATGATCGTGGAAGAAGGGATCCACGGCGGCGAGAAGGTGGTCAGCGCCACCCGGTTCGAAGCTGACAATGTGCCGTTCGATTTCCGCCGCCCCCTGCCCGTCTGGCAGGTTGCGCTGGAAGACGGGACTCACGTCTACGTCGGTACCGAAACCGGTCGGATCGAGGCCGTGCGCACAGAGTGGTGGCGGACCTTCGACTTCGTCTGGGGCCTGCACATCATGGACCTCGAAACGCGCGAAGATACCAGCCACCCGATCCTGATCCTGTTTGCAGGTCTCGGCGTCATCGGCTCGCTGCTGGGCTGCATCCTCATGTTCCGCCGCCGCAAGGCGCGGGTGCAGGTGCCCGCTTGA
- a CDS encoding amidase family protein codes for MAYPKLTDQPGALETAAAIARGEMTPLEATDAAIARIEHLDALVDAVVVCDFERARDAAKALGTSPDDRPLFGVPMTIKESFDIEGLPTCWGHEAYADNIAKSDAMVVRKLKQAGVVFLGKTNVPPDLADWQSNNPVYGRTHNPHDHERSPGGSSGGSAAAVAAGMVPCEFGTDIGGSVRVPAHFCGVWGHKSSWGLISKEGHDHPLMAGRGAHDGALSIAGPLARNSADLAALLRITASLPLEEQPVELRGCRVLMLVDHPSCPTDDAVRGPMEAMAAEIERAGVTVDRSSDLLPDLEKQHGDYMRMLNIAMARGAPAKDGKRASATDWFNMLDIQARNEMAWAHLLETYDFVLAPPAPVLAVPHSDKRIFDGMIDINGAEVPGAAGLCWAGLATFPNLPATVLPIGETAGLPCGVQVMGPRWSDLACIAAAEQIGEVLHS; via the coding sequence TTGGCCTATCCGAAACTGACCGACCAGCCCGGCGCGCTTGAAACCGCGGCTGCCATCGCGCGCGGCGAGATGACACCGCTCGAGGCGACCGATGCCGCGATCGCCCGCATCGAACATCTCGACGCGCTGGTCGATGCCGTGGTCGTGTGCGATTTCGAACGGGCGCGCGACGCGGCAAAAGCGCTTGGCACTTCGCCAGACGACCGCCCGCTGTTCGGCGTTCCGATGACGATCAAGGAAAGCTTCGACATCGAAGGCTTGCCGACCTGTTGGGGCCACGAAGCCTATGCCGACAATATCGCGAAGAGCGATGCCATGGTGGTCCGCAAGCTCAAGCAGGCAGGCGTGGTCTTCCTTGGCAAGACCAATGTCCCGCCCGACCTTGCCGACTGGCAGTCGAACAACCCCGTTTACGGCCGCACACACAATCCGCACGATCACGAACGCTCGCCCGGCGGCTCCTCGGGCGGCTCTGCGGCGGCGGTTGCGGCAGGCATGGTGCCATGCGAATTCGGTACGGACATCGGCGGCTCCGTCCGTGTTCCGGCCCATTTCTGCGGTGTCTGGGGCCACAAGTCGAGCTGGGGCCTGATCAGCAAGGAAGGCCACGATCACCCGCTGATGGCAGGGCGCGGTGCCCATGACGGCGCGCTCTCGATTGCCGGCCCCCTCGCCCGCAATTCCGCCGATCTTGCCGCACTTCTCAGGATCACCGCCTCGCTTCCGCTGGAAGAACAGCCGGTCGAATTGCGCGGATGCCGGGTGCTCATGCTGGTCGATCATCCCTCCTGCCCGACCGACGATGCCGTGCGCGGACCGATGGAAGCGATGGCCGCGGAGATTGAACGCGCTGGCGTGACGGTCGACCGGTCGAGCGATCTGCTGCCCGACCTCGAAAAGCAGCATGGCGATTACATGCGGATGCTCAACATCGCCATGGCTCGCGGGGCCCCTGCCAAGGATGGCAAACGTGCCAGCGCAACCGACTGGTTCAACATGCTCGACATACAGGCGCGCAATGAAATGGCCTGGGCGCATCTGCTGGAGACCTACGACTTCGTCCTCGCCCCGCCCGCGCCGGTGCTTGCCGTGCCGCATAGCGACAAGCGCATTTTCGACGGGATGATCGATATAAACGGGGCAGAGGTGCCGGGCGCTGCGGGTCTGTGCTGGGCCGGTCTCGCGACCTTCCCCAACCTCCCCGCAACCGTGCTGCCCATCGGCGAGACAGCCGGCCTTCCGTGCGGCGTCCAGGTCATGGGACCGCGCTGGTCGGACCTCGCCTGCATCGCAGCTGCGGAGCAAATCGGCGAGGTCTTGCACTCCTGA
- a CDS encoding serine hydrolase domain-containing protein yields MIRTALAAATLLAATPALAQSTTQDEIDARYDRALAAGYKALFLCSAIANAERNGATRTPESIERWELVGIQSPLDKIVAELDFEIHRRMGWMQRVEVVWADDASARVAVTDGRNGCHLQPIGTIPADDETVALVKGGTGPGKLISLPWGAERSSRHFYRVLRGTADRAFAGDYGEGTRTTAVLVKRRGQVFERYADDFGPLTPQRTWSVAKSIAATLVGAAQLRGETDVQRRTGITGWADDARRAVTIDQLLRMSSGRYSDTPGNRTDPLYFGGSTVEETALHWSLVSEPGTIYRYANNDTLAAIKAIEETFETNPPSAFLAKIGMNDTVAETDWQGDYILSSQVWATARDLARLGQLYLDDGVLPDGTRILPEGWVEYVSTPSGPQPDGPFGYGAGFWLLNKSEGIPPDTIAAMGNRGQFIIIVPSLNVVIVRRGEDPAGSRFDIASFTRDVLESITN; encoded by the coding sequence ATGATCAGGACCGCCCTCGCAGCCGCCACGCTGCTCGCCGCTACGCCCGCGCTCGCTCAGTCGACGACGCAGGACGAGATAGATGCCCGCTACGACCGCGCACTGGCGGCGGGGTACAAGGCGCTGTTCCTGTGCAGCGCCATCGCGAATGCGGAGCGAAACGGAGCTACTCGCACTCCCGAGAGCATCGAGCGGTGGGAGCTGGTCGGAATTCAGTCTCCACTGGATAAGATAGTCGCTGAGCTGGACTTCGAAATCCATCGCAGAATGGGCTGGATGCAGCGCGTGGAGGTTGTGTGGGCCGATGACGCATCTGCGAGAGTTGCAGTAACAGATGGCCGGAACGGCTGTCATCTACAGCCTATCGGCACAATACCTGCTGATGACGAGACGGTTGCTCTGGTCAAAGGCGGCACAGGGCCGGGCAAACTGATATCACTACCTTGGGGTGCTGAGCGATCGAGTCGCCATTTCTACCGTGTATTGCGGGGGACGGCTGACCGCGCATTTGCGGGCGATTACGGCGAAGGGACGCGTACCACTGCCGTTCTCGTCAAACGACGTGGTCAAGTCTTCGAACGTTATGCCGATGATTTCGGTCCGTTGACGCCCCAGCGCACATGGTCGGTGGCCAAAAGCATAGCGGCTACCCTGGTCGGTGCAGCCCAGCTGCGCGGCGAGACTGATGTCCAGCGCCGCACGGGAATCACTGGCTGGGCGGACGATGCGCGCCGAGCTGTTACAATCGATCAGTTGTTACGCATGTCATCAGGTCGATATTCGGACACGCCAGGAAACCGAACCGATCCTCTGTATTTCGGAGGCTCCACCGTCGAAGAAACCGCGCTTCACTGGTCGCTCGTTAGCGAGCCGGGGACGATCTATCGTTACGCAAACAACGATACGCTGGCTGCAATCAAGGCCATCGAGGAGACGTTCGAGACCAATCCGCCTAGCGCGTTCCTTGCAAAGATCGGCATGAATGACACAGTGGCCGAGACTGACTGGCAGGGAGACTACATTCTGTCGTCACAAGTCTGGGCGACAGCTCGCGACCTCGCAAGGCTAGGTCAACTTTACCTCGATGACGGTGTCCTTCCAGACGGGACGCGTATCCTGCCCGAAGGCTGGGTCGAATACGTCTCGACCCCCAGCGGCCCTCAGCCAGATGGTCCTTTCGGCTACGGAGCAGGCTTCTGGTTGCTCAACAAGTCCGAGGGCATTCCGCCCGACACAATCGCCGCCATGGGGAATCGTGGACAATTCATAATAATCGTCCCGAGTCTGAACGTCGTGATCGTCAGAAGGGGCGAAGATCCTGCAGGTTCGCGCTTCGATATTGCGTCCTTCACGCGCGATGTGCTTGAATCTATTACGAATTAA
- a CDS encoding trimeric intracellular cation channel family protein → MNEEILTPVLDWLDLAGVAIFALTGALVAAKEKQTLVTLVFFALITGVGGGSIRDLLIGAPVFWITDPWVAVVCLGIALFAWFTPTRWWEGKFLSIADGLGLAAYAVLGSAKALEYGVPVVPAILMGVITGTAGGIIRDVLAGRPSILMRPELYVTAAALAASLNVFGSLLGIELWWVWIAATLAGFSLRFAAIHWNLALPSYDERRAKPDES, encoded by the coding sequence TTGAACGAGGAAATCCTCACCCCGGTCCTCGACTGGCTGGACCTCGCCGGTGTCGCCATTTTTGCGCTCACCGGTGCGCTGGTCGCAGCGAAGGAGAAGCAGACGCTCGTCACGCTGGTCTTCTTCGCGCTGATTACCGGTGTGGGCGGAGGGTCGATCCGCGACCTGTTAATCGGTGCGCCTGTCTTCTGGATCACCGACCCCTGGGTGGCTGTCGTATGCCTCGGCATCGCACTGTTCGCCTGGTTCACTCCGACGCGCTGGTGGGAGGGGAAGTTCCTCTCGATTGCCGACGGCCTCGGCCTTGCCGCCTACGCCGTGCTCGGTTCGGCCAAGGCGCTGGAATACGGCGTGCCGGTCGTCCCGGCGATCCTGATGGGCGTGATAACCGGCACGGCAGGCGGCATCATCCGCGACGTGCTGGCAGGCCGTCCATCGATCCTGATGCGCCCCGAACTTTACGTGACCGCAGCTGCCCTTGCGGCCAGCCTGAACGTGTTCGGCTCGCTGCTCGGGATAGAACTTTGGTGGGTCTGGATCGCAGCGACGCTGGCCGGTTTCAGCCTGCGTTTCGCCGCGATCCACTGGAACCTCGCCCTGCCCTCCTATGACGAGCGGCGCGCCAAGCCGGACGAGAGCTAG